One Bacteroidota bacterium genomic window, AATGCATCACCAATCCCTGCCTACCGGCAGGCAGGCTTTTTGTATCATAATACTTACATGTTTTTGGTCTTGTTTTACCAAAATATAATTCGCCATAAATATCATCTTCTATCAACGGGATATTGTGTTTTGAGATCAGTTCAACTAATTTCTTTTTATTCTCCTCGGGCATACAACTACCCAGGGGATTATTATAATTAGGAACAAACACACAGGCTTTTATTGAATTCTTTTTAATTGCTTTTTCCAAACATGCAATATCAACACCGGTGGCTGGGTCAGTTGCGATCTCAACAACTTTTAATCCCAATATTTCGATGGCCTGGTAAATACCAAAATAAGTAGGAGTTTCTACTGCCACTGTATCCCCATATTTTGTAACAGCACGAAGGCACATTGTTATTGCCTCAAGACATCCGGATGTGATGACCACATCTTCATGATTCAATTTTCCGCCCCAATTGAAAGCAAGTTTTGCAACCTGTTTACGCAACTCAATATTTCCCTGTGTATGTTCATAGCTAATGCAATGATCTTTGTGATTACGCAATGCATGAACAACTGCTTTGTTCAGCTTTGCCACCGGCAACAACGATATATCCGGAACAGCCAATGCAAGATTGGTCACATTTTCTGCAGTAATGTCTTTGTAAATTGAATTGATCATTTCCTTTACGCTTACTTCATGTGATAAGCTATCAGGCTGCGATAGTTGAGGTAATCCCGGAAATCGTTTATGGCTGAATCGTACATAGTAACCTGATTTAGGTCTTGCCTCGATCAACCCTTTTCCTTCCAGGTGATAATAGGCCTGGAAAGCCGTGCCCATGCTAATGCCATATTCTTCACTTAGTACACGGACCGAGGGGAGTTTATCACCGATCTTCAGTACCTCTTCATCAATCATTTTTTCTAAACCACCGGCTATCTGCAGGTAGAGATGATTGTCATCTGTGAATTTTGCTGAACGCATAGGTTGTTTTTTTTGGCCACAGAGTTACGCGGAGTTTGAGGAGGACCGCTGAGAAAAGCTCTGCGGCTCTCAATATCTCTAAGGTTCTCTGTGGGCTTATTTAATCTGATCTAGTCAAAAATACAATATCTGAATCTGTTTTAAAAGAGAAATTTTTAAAACCTTTGTAGAGAAATTAAAAACCATGATCGAGATCGTTGATTATAAACCCGAATATCAACCTCATTGGGAGAGACTAAACCGTGAATGGATCAAAGTGTTTTTTGAAATAGAACCTTTTGATGAATATGTTTTGCAAAACCCTGAAAAAGCCATTATAAATGATGGTGGCGCCATATTAATTGCTTTGTATAATGGAGAAGTTGCCGGCACAGCAGGGCTAAGAAAAATAGACGATGAAGTGTTTGAGTTTACAAAAATGACAGTAGGCGAGGAGTATCGAAGAAAAGGAATTGCAGAAGCAATGTGCTATGCGAGTTTTGAAAAAGCCAAACAATTGGGGGCAAAAACTGTGATCCTGTATTCAAACACATTGCAGGCTGCCGCAATTAAGATGTATGAAAAGATCGGGTTTCAGCATTTGCCGGTTGAGAACACGGTTTATAAAAGAGCTAATGTGAAAATGAAAATGGATCTAAGTGAGGTTTCAAAAAAAGAGTCATTAAACATTTAAATAGAATCAACATGGAATTGCTAACAGAGATCAAAACCACAAGAGTTAAGAACTCAAAATTAAAAGAACTCGATTTTAACCATATTGAGTTTGGCAAGCATATCTCAGACCATATGCTTGTTTCTGATTTTCATTTTGATGACCCGATGGCTATCGGGTGGAAAGAACCCCAGATCGTACCGTTCGGTAATCTTTCGGTAAGTCCGGCTACGCTGGCCTTACATTATGGACAAACTGTATTCGAAGGGATGAAAGCTTTTCGAATGGCGGATGGCCGTATCAATATTTTCCGGTTGGAAAAACATTTTGAACGTTTCAACCGTTCGCTACGCAGGATGTGTATGGCCGAAATATCATATGAAATTTTTGAAGAAGGAATGAAGCAACTCATTTCATTGGATAAAAATTGGGTACCGGGTGTTGAGCAAGGCTCACTGTATATTCGTCCGTTCTCGTTTGCAAGCGAGGCAAAGTTTGGTGTAAATCCATCAAATGAATATCGCTTTATCATTTTCACAGGACCGGTAGGGCAGTTGTTTGCCAAACCAATTAAAGTAAAAATTGAAACCAACTATATCCGTGCAGCAAAAGGCGGAACCGGTTTTGCAAAATGTGGTGGAAATTATGCGGCATCTATGTACCCTACCAAACTGGCTAAAGAAGAAGGTTATGATAATGTAATGTGGACGGATGCAAATGAGCATAAATACATTGAAGAAAGCGGTGTGATGAACCTGATGTTTGTTTTTAATGGTAAACTGGTAACACCGCCAACATCAGAAACGATACTGGATGGTGTGACGAGAGATTCTTTATTGACATTGGCAAAAGATATTGGTGTAGAAGTAGAAGAACGGCCTGTTGCCGTTGAAGAAATTATGGGTGCATTTGAAAATAAAACGATCACTGAGGCATTTGGTGCAGGTACTGCGGCTGTGATTGCCCCGATTGATACAATTGGTATAGGAGGAAAGAATTATCATTTGCCTGCTTATAATGACCAGAACATTATGTTTCGTTTAAAAAGAAGATTAGATGCAATACGCAGTGGTGTAGCGAATGATGAACATGGTTGGAATACGGTGATTGGATAAAAGGGTTTTGTTTTTTACACAGTTCATGTTGGACGCTGTTTTAGAGTGTGGTCTTTCGAATTTCAAATTCTTTTACTAAGTCGTCTCCAATTAATGTGATTGTTTCTTCCCATGGATGTCCAAACCATACATTTTGAAAGTCTTTTGTCAAAAAAATATAATAATCACCATTGGGAAGAATTGGAATCAACCATTCTCCAAATTCATTTCTCTCCATTTGTTGTCGTGGATCAAAATCGAAACACTGGTGCTGCCAATCCAAAGCGTAAAGTCTTTCATCTGCCTTAGAGATACTTTTAAATAACTCCAAGGCCAATTTTTCTAAATTCTCAAGATTTGTTTGGTCTAATAAATATTTTTCGATCGTGAATTTTTTCTGTGGCAATGAAGTCTTAATACCGGGGAAGTCATTTATACTTGGATTAAAATCAAATAGTCTGTAGAAATTTTCCCATACTTGGTCTTCGTTTTCTTTAGAAAGTTCCTTCCAATTCTTCATCTTGAATGTCTGGTTGAATAATAGCTCCCAACTCAAAAATATGCGAAAGTTTTCGGGCTTTCAAAGAGAAACATTTTTTTAAAACTTTTCTTATCTTGTTAAGGGCAATTACTTCCAAGTTTCCATCTTAAGGTTTTGCTTGTCTCCACAACCCTTGTTTGTCCAAAATGTCCGGCGAACTGTGTCGACGTAATAAAAATCGCACAATTCGTTCCGACCTTTAGTAGTATTAAAATACAGACGTGTGAAGCTCCGGCTGAAAGTACCGCCTGAGGATTCGGTTACACTATATTTCTTGGGTATGCGAAATGTCGAATCCTGAAATAGTTGAACCTCATATAATAATTTATCTTTCTCGTAACATGTTAGAATTGCTATCTGACCATTTTGCAAGAGAAGAGTTGTTTGCTTATCCTTACAGGCAGGAGTCAATAACATTAATAATAAGCAGGTAAATGATATTATTAATATTTTGAGTTTCATCTAAAATTGCGCCCAACGGGCAGGGCTAGTCTGTCAACCGAAAACTTTTTTTACGCCGTTGTTGGTGTTTTGTTTTTATTCGCTGGCAGTTTTAGTTCGCAGCACCAACAACACGAAATTAAGAAAACTAACTATACAGAGGTTGTTGGTAAAGAGTCCTGGTATTGAAAATGAATTTAATTCGCATACCAACAACGGCGTAATGTTATTCCATTATTAGTATTATCCTTTCGGATTCTTCCTTGCAATTAGAATTTAACCACCGACTCCACTCGACTAATACTTCTTTGGTTATTACATAGGTACCATTTTCGCTTTCATCACACTTGATATGCGTGAAATTTATCAAAAACTGAATAGATTTATTTTTCCCTTTTACTTTATACTTTGCCTTTCCATCTGAGTAACTAGTTTGAACCCGTTTTGCGGAGTATATATAAACTCCTTTACTAAAACTATTTGCTAATGAGTTGTAAGTTTCAATTGCTTTTCGACAAGTGGAGATATTTTCATTGCTATTTAATAGCCGAAAACCATCGTAGCCCTTTGTTTCAGGAGTGGCAAGTAAAATAATTGTAACTAGAATAAAATAGAGCTTCATAAAATTCATAGCGTTTATGCCATTGTTGGTATACAAAATACAGCTTTCCGAATAAATACTAAACGGTAATCAAAATCAGCTTCCGGATGAAACAAATACAAATCTTGAATTATCAACAGGAAATAGCAAGTATTTGCACCTCGAATAGTTTATTAGGATAAATCACCCGTTAATATGAATATTTACTATTCTCTTTTAAATATTATTTGAAATAAGAAATAAGACAGGCAAGCTGCCCGTTTTTTGTAATAGTATTAGCTATGAAAACAAAGCTGTTACTCATAATTGCACTTGTTCAATTTCCTCTCCTGGGATTTTCACAAAAAACAGAACCAATTAAATGTTCCGTCAATTTTTCTTTACTTAAAAATGATTCGGTATATATAAAAGGCATGCGAGGGAAGAAAGCAATTAGCAAGAAGTTTTTTAAAAGAAAATTTGAATTGACTGTTTCAAACAAATCATATGAGATCGTCGGGTTTTTTATCAACTGGAATGATCTGCAGGCAAAAATATATAAACGTGGCAACCGTGGTGCAAGAGTGTCTCCCGAAATCGGAATTTTTGAAAGTGATAAGAAAAAGTATTCATTAAAAAATCTTGATCCCGGAGTTGTTATCGGCTTTGATTGTATAATATTAAAAAAGGGCAACGAATACTTTAAGTCGTTGCCCGTGGCATATTATGTAGATCTTTGAACAGGCCTAAATACTCAACCCCTTCATATACTTCCTACCAGCTATTATGCTAGTTACTTATTTCCAGCCAGAATATTAAACAATGACTGATTAATGTAGTAATTATCCCGGCCGATCTTCTTTTTAACAACCAGCTTTTCTTTAGCAATAGCTTCCAGGTAGCGGATTGATGTATTGCGGCTGATATCCAGATCCAGCTGGAGGTATTCGATTTTTGTATAGGGATACATGAAAAGGTTATTCAATAAATCCTGGCTGTATAGTTTAGGAAGATTCGTTCTTAGTTTCTGTTTATAATCAAACATGAGATTTTTTATCTGGCCGATCAAAACAATGCTTTCTTTTGAAGTCTGTTCGGTTGCATCAAGCATAAACAATATCCAATCTTCCCAGTTGTCTTTTTCCCTCACTTCTTGCAGCAACCGGTAATAACGGTTTTTATTTTTTATAATATACCTGCTAAGGTAAAGCACCGGCAGATCGAGTAATTGTTTTAAAATAAGGTACAGGATATTAATGATGCGTCCGGTTCGTCCGTTTCCATCGTAAAAAGGATGTATTGATTCAAACTGGTGGTGAATGATCGCCATTTTTATCAGCGGGTCAGCATCCATCAGGGTATCATCGTTTATAAAATCAACAAGATTTTTCATGAGTTTGATAATCTCCGAATATTCCTGTGGTGGTGTGTAGACTACTTCCCCTGTTTTATCATTTAAAAGTCTTGTTCCGGGCAGTTTGCGGTATCCGGCATTGTTGCCTTCTATTATTTCCTGGATTTTCAGAATTTGATTGTTCTTTATCACTCCAGAATCATTAACCAATTTGAACCCCTTTTTTAATGCCTGTGCATATAGATGCACTTCTTTAGCTTCCGGAGTTGCATAGTGGCCGGCTGCCAGGTTGCTTTGATACACTTCATCAAATGTGCTGATAATATTTTCAACGGCAGAACTTTCTCTTGCTTCACGTAGTGTAAGCGTTTCAATCAAAATATTCTGATTGGGAATACTAGTAATAATTCCTTTCAGTTCGGCCAGTGCCTTATGGGCTGATGCTGCTTTTCGCAATACAGCTTTTGTTTCTACTTCTTTTTTGGGAGGAAGAATGGAAACCATTTGTATTAGTATTTGGGTTATTTCAGGCTAATGTAACCCAAATTTTTAACTTTTTGGGTTATGTTTTCGGAATATAACCCAAATCTGCTATAAAGTTGGTTAAATACTCAATCCCTTCATATATTTCGCATCAGCTTCTACAGCTTTATGTCCCGCCGGGGTCTTCACCATTATAATCCTATTTTCAAAGTAAATGAGGGTTGCATTTTAAAAACATATGAGTTTTGTTTTAGGAAATATATCTTTTGATTATTGAAATTAATTGTTGTTGCCCGCATTGCCTTGTGTTTGTTTTTAGACGATGCCAAATATATCGGAATGCTCGTTAGTATAAAGAGAAAACCAATACCCCCAAACGTATTTTTTATATTTTCATTTTTATATTGTCTGTCATAAATAAAGCCAGAGGGTGCTAGCTCTTCCCCTTTTGGGATCAATAAAGAAGTCAGTATACACGCAGCTCCCCCGGCCAGAAATACATTGGCTACTGTTTTTTGATTTTTACTTTTTTTCAGATAATAGTCTCTGGAATGTTTGAGATTTGTTGATTCTTGACTAAATAAATCTAATACAAAGAGTAAAAGTGTAAGAGAAAAAATAGTCTTTTTCATAATAATAAGTTTGTTGCTTACTTTTTTAAAATGCAGTTTTCGGCTTCACTGTTTTTATTTATACAAAGGGCGAAAGTTATTAGGCAATGGCTATCAGATACTCAACCCTTTCATATATTTTGCATCAGCCTCTACAGCTTTCAGTGGTGTAGTTCCATCATATCTTTCCTGCTCAACAATAAAATATTTCATCCCGGTTTTTTGTGCTGTCTTTAAGATTTTTGGCCAGTCAATACTGCCTGTGCCCAGATCGCAACTGTCAGCCTTTTCTTTTGAATCTTTCCTCCGGTCTTTAATATGGCATAAGCGGAAACGGTTTGGGTATTTCTTTAACCACGTTTC contains:
- a CDS encoding PLP-dependent aminotransferase family protein; the protein is MRSAKFTDDNHLYLQIAGGLEKMIDEEVLKIGDKLPSVRVLSEEYGISMGTAFQAYYHLEGKGLIEARPKSGYYVRFSHKRFPGLPQLSQPDSLSHEVSVKEMINSIYKDITAENVTNLALAVPDISLLPVAKLNKAVVHALRNHKDHCISYEHTQGNIELRKQVAKLAFNWGGKLNHEDVVITSGCLEAITMCLRAVTKYGDTVAVETPTYFGIYQAIEILGLKVVEIATDPATGVDIACLEKAIKKNSIKACVFVPNYNNPLGSCMPEENKKKLVELISKHNIPLIEDDIYGELYFGKTRPKTCKYYDTKSLPAGRQGLVMHCSSLSKSLAPGYRVGWAIPGKFIEEVKQIKRIHNISCPTVTQVAMANFLKIGRYEYHLKNLRRALHTQSLKYMQAIIEYFPEGTKVTRPHGGFIMWLELDKKIDAFKLRSEAIKHHIAFVPGKIFSSGSSYKNFIRISFGKPWNNDVDYALMMLGRLVKKML
- a CDS encoding Fic family protein, translating into MVSILPPKKEVETKAVLRKAASAHKALAELKGIITSIPNQNILIETLTLREARESSAVENIISTFDEVYQSNLAAGHYATPEAKEVHLYAQALKKGFKLVNDSGVIKNNQILKIQEIIEGNNAGYRKLPGTRLLNDKTGEVVYTPPQEYSEIIKLMKNLVDFINDDTLMDADPLIKMAIIHHQFESIHPFYDGNGRTGRIINILYLILKQLLDLPVLYLSRYIIKNKNRYYRLLQEVREKDNWEDWILFMLDATEQTSKESIVLIGQIKNLMFDYKQKLRTNLPKLYSQDLLNNLFMYPYTKIEYLQLDLDISRNTSIRYLEAIAKEKLVVKKKIGRDNYYINQSLFNILAGNK
- a CDS encoding branched-chain amino acid aminotransferase, with product MNMELLTEIKTTRVKNSKLKELDFNHIEFGKHISDHMLVSDFHFDDPMAIGWKEPQIVPFGNLSVSPATLALHYGQTVFEGMKAFRMADGRINIFRLEKHFERFNRSLRRMCMAEISYEIFEEGMKQLISLDKNWVPGVEQGSLYIRPFSFASEAKFGVNPSNEYRFIIFTGPVGQLFAKPIKVKIETNYIRAAKGGTGFAKCGGNYAASMYPTKLAKEEGYDNVMWTDANEHKYIEESGVMNLMFVFNGKLVTPPTSETILDGVTRDSLLTLAKDIGVEVEERPVAVEEIMGAFENKTITEAFGAGTAAVIAPIDTIGIGGKNYHLPAYNDQNIMFRLKRRLDAIRSGVANDEHGWNTVIG
- a CDS encoding DUF2716 domain-containing protein, with protein sequence MKNWKELSKENEDQVWENFYRLFDFNPSINDFPGIKTSLPQKKFTIEKYLLDQTNLENLEKLALELFKSISKADERLYALDWQHQCFDFDPRQQMERNEFGEWLIPILPNGDYYIFLTKDFQNVWFGHPWEETITLIGDDLVKEFEIRKTTL
- a CDS encoding GNAT family N-acetyltransferase; its protein translation is MIEIVDYKPEYQPHWERLNREWIKVFFEIEPFDEYVLQNPEKAIINDGGAILIALYNGEVAGTAGLRKIDDEVFEFTKMTVGEEYRRKGIAEAMCYASFEKAKQLGAKTVILYSNTLQAAAIKMYEKIGFQHLPVENTVYKRANVKMKMDLSEVSKKESLNI